One genomic segment of Vibrio quintilis includes these proteins:
- a CDS encoding restriction endonuclease subunit S, giving the protein MGSESINTSTLDEMCELIVDCPHFTPKWTDAGVVVLRNQNIRNGELDLSSPSFTDEAGYQSRIKRAVPKAGDIVITREAPMGEVCIIPENLKCCLGQRQVLLRPKSDVSSEYLYWALQSPFVKHQISWNEGTGTTVSNIRIPVLKAFTIPRWGKQEIALSKPLSNLADKITLNRQINQTLEQMAQTLFQSWFVDFDPVFDNALDAGTPIPAALEPRAERRRAVRAESGFTPLPDEIRRLFPSAFVESPDPSVGLFGWVPEGWEVSRLDNILELAYGKALKKSERIEGHFHVYGSGGIAGTHSNYLVEGPGIIVGRKGTVGSLYWENGNFFPIDTVFYIKPKLTYSLIYCFYLLQTLGLDRMNTDAAVPGLNRNNVYRLECVVPVQKVLDIFTEILKSYRDKIDSCNSEIISLTKLRDTLLPKLISGELRLDSPEVAQAQALVSETVG; this is encoded by the coding sequence ATGGGGAGTGAGTCGATAAATACTTCAACTTTAGATGAAATGTGTGAATTAATAGTTGATTGCCCACATTTTACTCCAAAATGGACTGATGCTGGTGTTGTTGTATTAAGAAACCAGAACATCAGAAATGGAGAATTGGATCTATCTTCCCCAAGTTTTACCGATGAAGCTGGTTATCAAAGTCGGATAAAGCGAGCTGTTCCTAAAGCTGGAGATATTGTTATTACACGTGAAGCACCTATGGGTGAAGTATGTATTATTCCTGAAAACTTGAAGTGTTGTTTGGGGCAAAGGCAGGTTCTACTTCGCCCAAAGAGTGATGTTTCAAGTGAATATTTATATTGGGCACTTCAATCCCCTTTTGTTAAACATCAAATATCTTGGAATGAAGGAACAGGGACAACTGTAAGCAATATCCGTATTCCTGTCTTAAAAGCATTCACAATTCCAAGATGGGGTAAACAAGAAATTGCTCTTTCGAAACCACTATCAAATTTAGCTGATAAAATCACCCTGAACCGCCAAATCAACCAAACCCTCGAACAGATGGCGCAAACCCTGTTTCAATCCTGGTTTGTCGATTTTGACCCGGTGTTCGATAACGCGCTCGACGCGGGCACACCGATTCCCGCCGCCCTTGAACCCCGTGCCGAGCGTCGCCGGGCGGTGCGGGCTGAATCCGGGTTTACCCCGCTGCCGGACGAGATTCGCCGCTTATTTCCCAGTGCGTTTGTTGAGAGCCCTGATCCTTCGGTCGGATTATTCGGCTGGGTGCCGGAAGGGTGGGAGGTTTCGCGCTTAGATAATATTTTAGAATTAGCTTATGGCAAGGCTCTTAAGAAATCAGAACGTATAGAGGGACATTTTCATGTTTATGGTTCGGGAGGCATTGCTGGTACTCATAGTAATTATTTAGTCGAGGGACCGGGAATTATTGTCGGGCGCAAAGGTACTGTCGGCTCTCTTTATTGGGAAAATGGAAACTTCTTCCCTATCGATACAGTGTTCTACATCAAACCTAAGTTAACTTATTCTCTTATTTATTGTTTTTATTTGCTCCAAACTTTGGGTTTAGACCGAATGAATACAGACGCTGCTGTGCCTGGTTTAAATCGAAATAATGTATATCGTTTAGAGTGTGTTGTTCCAGTACAGAAAGTTTTGGACATTTTTACAGAAATACTCAAGTCATACAGAGATAAAATTGATTCATGCAACAGTGAAATTATTTCTCTCACTAAACTTCGAGACACCTTGCTCCCCAAATTGATCTCCGGCGAATTACGGCTTGATTCTCCGGAAGTGGCACAGGCGCAAGCCTTGGTGAGTGAAACTGTTGGGTAG
- a CDS encoding type I restriction endonuclease subunit R, translating into MSNTFTEAKLEQAIIELLGEQGYPHLPGADVVRADESDVLIESDLRDYLRQRYQPEGITAGEIDAIVRQLRTLPASDLYTSNKTFCQWLSNGFLLKREDRNQKDLYIELIDTRHLPAALTALFAEPASDNATAKTATQDRKVAEASVSYLPQPDSNRYCVVNQLKIEGVDGQDRIPDAILYLNGLPLVVFEFKSAVRENDATLYDAWQQIGIRYRRDIPQLFVYNALCILSDGVNNKMGNLFAPYDFFYAWRKITGFESTEKDGIDGLYTLLSGLFHPVRLLDVVKNFIYFPDSSRKEEKICCRYPQYYAARKLYFNIKQQRKPQGNGKGGTYFGATGCGKSYTMLFLARLLMKSVDFASPTIVLITDRNDLDDQLAKQFCAATGYIGDDTIISVTSRQDLRDKLQGIKSGGVFLSTIHKFTEDIELLSERNNIICISDEAHRSQVNLDKKVVIKYRDGVAVDKRETYGFAKYLHDSLPNATYVGFTGTPIDATLDVFGDPVDSYTMTEAVNDDITVRIVYEGRAARVILDSSKLQEVEQYYQDCEAAGASEYQIEESKKATANMNAILGDPDRLAALAADFVDHYENRVAEGSTVKGKAMFVCASREIAYDFYRQVEALRPQWFEKKQAVDGAMLTESDQKELMPLAMVQMVMTRGKDDEATLYQTLGTKEHRKALDQQFKNPKSNFKIAIVVDMWLTGFDVPELDTIYIDKPLQRHNLIQTISRVNRKFAGKDKGLVVDYIGIKSRMNQALAMYSKADKTNFEDIRLSVIEVKNHLDLLGQMFHRFDTRPYFSGEPRAQLDCLNQAAEFILQTKKGENRFMGLVKRLKAAYDVCCGSDDLSQDERDRIHFYIAVRSIIFKLTQGDAPDTAQMNQKVRELVAEALKSDGVEEIFSLGKQKADTIDIFDDDYLARINKIKLPNTKIQLLQKLLAKAISEFKKVNQLQGINFSKRFEALVEQYNERRENDVLNGEEFDTFSQEMTDILFDMAQEMGSFEAMGIDLEEKAFLDILMYMRQKYEFTYDDDKMLKLAQEMKVIVDNVAQYPDWASRDDIKAKLKVDLILLLHKYGFPPVANDDVYQSVLEQAENYKKNKQDS; encoded by the coding sequence ATGAGCAACACATTTACCGAAGCAAAATTAGAACAGGCGATCATTGAACTCCTCGGCGAGCAGGGCTATCCGCATTTGCCCGGCGCTGATGTGGTACGGGCAGATGAAAGCGACGTCTTGATCGAAAGCGACTTGCGCGACTACCTGCGCCAACGCTATCAGCCAGAAGGGATCACGGCGGGGGAAATCGACGCCATTGTGCGCCAGTTACGCACCCTGCCCGCCAGTGACCTCTACACCAGCAACAAGACCTTCTGCCAGTGGCTGAGTAACGGCTTTTTACTCAAACGCGAAGACCGCAACCAGAAAGACCTGTATATCGAACTGATCGACACCCGCCATCTGCCGGCCGCGCTGACGGCATTATTTGCCGAACCTGCTTCCGACAACGCAACCGCGAAGACCGCAACCCAAGACAGAAAAGTTGCAGAAGCCTCGGTGAGTTATTTGCCCCAGCCGGACAGCAACCGCTACTGCGTGGTCAATCAGCTTAAAATCGAAGGCGTCGATGGGCAGGATCGCATTCCCGATGCGATTTTATATCTCAACGGTCTGCCGTTGGTGGTGTTCGAATTTAAAAGTGCGGTGCGCGAGAATGACGCCACCCTGTATGACGCCTGGCAGCAGATTGGCATTCGCTACCGGCGCGATATTCCGCAACTGTTCGTGTATAACGCGCTGTGTATTCTCAGTGACGGCGTGAATAACAAAATGGGCAACCTGTTTGCGCCGTACGACTTCTTCTATGCGTGGCGCAAAATCACCGGCTTTGAATCGACCGAAAAAGACGGCATTGACGGCCTGTATACCCTGCTGTCGGGCCTGTTCCATCCGGTGCGCCTGCTCGATGTGGTGAAAAACTTTATCTATTTCCCCGATAGTTCACGTAAAGAAGAAAAAATCTGTTGCCGTTATCCGCAGTATTACGCCGCCCGCAAGCTCTATTTCAATATCAAACAGCAACGCAAACCCCAAGGCAACGGAAAAGGCGGGACCTATTTTGGCGCGACCGGCTGCGGTAAAAGCTACACCATGCTGTTCCTCGCCCGCCTGCTGATGAAAAGTGTCGATTTCGCCAGCCCGACGATTGTGCTGATCACTGACCGTAACGATCTCGATGATCAGCTTGCTAAACAGTTCTGTGCCGCCACCGGTTATATCGGTGACGACACCATTATTTCGGTCACCAGCCGTCAGGACTTGCGCGACAAACTGCAAGGGATTAAAAGCGGCGGGGTGTTCCTCTCCACCATTCATAAATTTACCGAAGATATCGAGCTGCTGTCTGAACGCAACAATATCATCTGTATCTCCGATGAGGCGCACCGCTCACAGGTCAATCTCGATAAAAAAGTGGTGATCAAATACCGCGATGGGGTGGCGGTGGATAAACGGGAAACTTACGGCTTTGCCAAATACCTGCACGATTCCTTGCCCAATGCCACCTATGTCGGCTTTACCGGCACGCCGATTGACGCCACGCTGGATGTGTTCGGTGACCCGGTAGACAGCTACACCATGACCGAAGCGGTCAACGATGACATCACGGTGCGGATTGTGTACGAAGGCCGCGCGGCGCGCGTGATCCTCGACAGCAGCAAGCTTCAGGAAGTGGAGCAATACTATCAGGACTGTGAAGCTGCGGGAGCCAGTGAATACCAGATTGAAGAGAGCAAAAAAGCCACCGCCAATATGAATGCGATTCTTGGCGACCCGGATCGGCTGGCGGCGTTAGCAGCGGATTTTGTTGACCATTACGAAAACCGGGTGGCGGAAGGCTCAACCGTCAAAGGCAAGGCGATGTTTGTCTGTGCCAGCCGCGAGATTGCCTACGATTTCTATCGGCAGGTTGAGGCGCTGCGTCCGCAGTGGTTTGAGAAAAAGCAGGCCGTCGATGGCGCAATGCTGACAGAGTCAGACCAGAAAGAGTTGATGCCGCTGGCGATGGTGCAAATGGTCATGACCCGTGGTAAAGATGATGAAGCAACCCTCTATCAGACCCTCGGCACCAAAGAGCACCGCAAAGCGCTGGATCAGCAGTTTAAGAACCCGAAATCCAATTTCAAAATCGCGATTGTGGTGGACATGTGGCTGACCGGGTTTGATGTGCCGGAGCTGGATACCATTTATATCGATAAGCCGCTGCAACGTCACAATCTGATTCAGACCATTTCCCGCGTTAACCGCAAATTTGCCGGCAAAGACAAAGGGTTGGTGGTGGATTATATCGGCATCAAATCGCGGATGAATCAGGCGCTGGCGATGTATTCTAAAGCGGACAAAACCAATTTTGAGGATATTCGCCTGTCGGTGATTGAAGTGAAAAATCACCTCGATCTGCTCGGGCAGATGTTCCACAGGTTCGATACCCGGCCTTATTTTAGCGGCGAACCCCGCGCACAACTGGACTGCCTCAATCAGGCGGCGGAATTCATTCTGCAAACCAAAAAAGGCGAAAACCGCTTTATGGGATTGGTGAAACGGCTCAAAGCGGCGTATGACGTCTGCTGTGGCAGTGACGACCTGTCGCAGGACGAGCGGGATCGTATCCACTTTTATATCGCAGTGCGATCCATCATCTTCAAACTGACGCAGGGCGACGCCCCGGACACGGCGCAGATGAATCAAAAAGTGCGCGAGCTGGTGGCGGAAGCGCTTAAATCCGACGGGGTGGAAGAGATCTTTTCCCTCGGCAAGCAAAAGGCCGACACCATCGATATTTTCGATGACGATTATCTGGCACGCATCAATAAGATCAAACTGCCCAACACCAAGATTCAACTGTTGCAAAAGTTACTGGCAAAAGCCATCAGCGAGTTTAAAAAGGTCAATCAGCTGCAGGGGATTAACTTCTCCAAACGCTTTGAAGCCTTGGTCGAACAGTACAACGAGCGGCGCGAAAATGATGTGTTAAATGGGGAAGAGTTTGACACCTTCTCGCAGGAAATGACGGACATCCTCTTCGATATGGCTCAGGAAATGGGTTCATTTGAAGCGATGGGGATTGATCTCGAAGAAAAAGCTTTTCTCGATATTTTGATGTATATGCGCCAGAAATACGAATTCACTTACGATGACGACAAGATGCTCAAACTCGCACAAGAGATGAAAGTGATCGTCGATAACGTTGCCCAATACCCGGACTGGGCAAGCCGGGATGATATTAAAGCCAAACTCAAAGTGGATTTGATTTTACTCTTGCACAAATACGGCTTCCCGCCGGTGGCAAACGATGATGTTTATCAGAGTGTGCTGGAACAGGCGGAGAATTATAAGAAGAATAAACAGGATAGTTAA
- a CDS encoding DEAD/DEAH box helicase, translated as MMTKEEQDALNILEYWHKIEFFNSAELGDISNEKNGAIHYQGQDLFDKPDCLPWINRQYIRRAGEKYMPGEAYSFKVYLGLFLRAEIFEAGKQYLPDYEEMFPESKQKKQDEGLTCSVILHVDQYGNIELDKTEVSTAPWAIGKTQHKRLHELKIEAFDDQSQRLCEHFEEICTVADNIKEEHQFPKVLTTYELIEMTNFISEWAQFQPVLKKTVPGMIIELIPDKRNKSEYKPDIPDLTYLSLPDLSDLAKRIEDENVRTSEQTQANQANKAPKESVFSQPKISILNSFYIRDIEFIIGQLKKGKIDANSALATYLSHVPAREKDLLSKVGQKLIRQHLSLDMTPKGRWLGDDEHRMSLMQQFAINTLYQELDGQGVYSVNGPPGTGKTTMLRDIIANNLVERARVIAGFSSVKESVSEHRKIEIGDSYIEIPVLNPALTGYDMVVVSSNNTAVENITKELPQSKALGEEYQSAEYFKTAAQKLAAEHQYDSKGKKKPRLKALASDEDCWGLIAAAIGNQTNRNKVRERLFFRKPCEMDIQGGAEGYQTLFESINAQAKTIPDLKKAFHDAQQAFKQAESELEQCFSELGVLQKIHSKQGYLARSERKLANLEYRCLKLDVFMTRLQQKKQPLFDLLFPKFWKQRAILKKMTMRLDEFQKKKRLMMRKIETFKQELERDIVQAQSFCHKYRDAVFDDGEVDLEIAEIQRTAFGHCRELNQKRAALTDKTIALHQTWLVAAYKHFNLGNKSVVFYMHNALTNGIKKPEDSQVLWQWLFMFIPVVSLTFASVERQFSKFGQNQISWLFIDEAGQASPQQAVGALYRSKRAVVVGDPLQIEPVFTIPPEFVDGFARESLGEDEWKIWSPTKTSVQKLADRINRYGTEMISKGEWLGSPLRVHRRCDEPMFSISNKIAYNEKMFHGNENPEGKPHPVWGNSCWVDISGDVDGKHYVAEQGQSVARMIHLYYQQTRQLPDVYIISPFRKVAYRTREEIFDYLCGQGLKSAVVAKWLTGRTGTVHTFQGKEEKAVIFVLGVSEATKGSANWASGKPNILNVAVTRAKKQVYVVGSKQVWSGLNHFCVANELLSSGDEFMSHLQLTCEAEQELLFAES; from the coding sequence ATGATGACAAAAGAAGAACAGGATGCCCTGAATATTCTTGAATATTGGCACAAAATTGAGTTTTTCAACTCAGCAGAGCTAGGTGATATTTCCAACGAAAAAAATGGTGCGATTCATTATCAGGGACAGGATTTATTTGATAAACCGGATTGCTTACCCTGGATCAATAGGCAATATATTCGCCGCGCGGGTGAGAAGTATATGCCCGGTGAAGCTTATTCGTTCAAAGTGTATTTAGGGTTGTTTTTACGGGCTGAAATATTTGAAGCCGGAAAGCAATATTTGCCTGATTACGAGGAGATGTTTCCAGAAAGTAAGCAGAAAAAGCAGGATGAAGGGTTGACCTGCTCCGTGATCCTACACGTCGACCAATATGGCAATATTGAACTGGATAAGACAGAAGTCTCGACCGCTCCCTGGGCGATTGGCAAAACACAACATAAGCGGCTGCATGAGCTTAAAATTGAAGCGTTTGACGACCAAAGCCAAAGGTTATGTGAGCATTTTGAAGAAATTTGTACCGTTGCCGATAACATTAAAGAGGAACATCAGTTTCCCAAAGTATTGACGACTTACGAGTTGATTGAAATGACTAATTTCATTAGTGAGTGGGCTCAGTTCCAACCCGTATTAAAGAAAACTGTTCCCGGAATGATCATTGAGCTTATACCGGATAAGCGAAACAAATCGGAGTATAAGCCGGATATCCCCGATTTAACGTATTTGTCGCTGCCCGATTTATCTGATTTAGCAAAACGTATCGAAGATGAAAATGTCCGGACATCGGAACAGACTCAGGCAAATCAGGCCAATAAAGCGCCGAAAGAATCGGTATTCAGTCAACCTAAGATTTCCATTTTAAATAGTTTTTATATCCGTGATATTGAGTTCATTATCGGACAGTTGAAAAAAGGAAAAATCGACGCCAATTCTGCGTTAGCGACGTATCTCAGCCATGTTCCTGCCAGAGAAAAGGATCTGTTGTCAAAAGTAGGACAGAAACTCATTCGTCAGCATTTATCGCTGGATATGACACCGAAAGGACGCTGGTTAGGAGATGATGAACACAGAATGAGTTTAATGCAGCAGTTTGCGATTAATACGCTGTATCAAGAACTCGATGGGCAGGGTGTTTATTCGGTCAATGGGCCTCCGGGAACCGGTAAAACCACGATGCTGCGCGATATTATCGCCAATAATTTGGTTGAACGGGCAAGGGTTATCGCTGGTTTTTCATCGGTTAAAGAATCCGTTTCAGAGCACCGGAAGATAGAAATCGGCGACAGTTATATTGAAATTCCAGTCTTAAATCCAGCTTTAACAGGATATGACATGGTGGTGGTGTCCAGTAACAATACCGCTGTTGAAAATATCACCAAAGAATTGCCTCAATCCAAAGCGCTAGGTGAGGAATATCAATCTGCTGAATACTTTAAAACCGCAGCGCAAAAGCTCGCCGCTGAGCATCAGTACGACTCAAAAGGTAAGAAAAAACCCAGACTGAAGGCACTAGCGTCCGATGAAGATTGTTGGGGGCTAATAGCCGCCGCTATTGGTAATCAGACCAACCGAAACAAGGTCCGAGAGCGCCTGTTTTTCCGCAAACCTTGCGAAATGGATATTCAAGGTGGAGCTGAAGGCTATCAGACTTTGTTTGAGTCCATTAACGCACAAGCGAAAACTATTCCCGATCTCAAGAAAGCATTCCATGATGCACAACAGGCATTTAAACAGGCTGAAAGCGAATTGGAGCAATGCTTTTCAGAGCTTGGGGTCTTGCAAAAAATTCACTCGAAACAAGGGTATTTAGCACGCTCCGAAAGGAAGCTGGCGAATCTTGAATACCGTTGTTTAAAGCTGGATGTCTTTATGACCCGTCTGCAACAAAAGAAACAGCCCTTATTTGATCTGTTATTTCCTAAATTCTGGAAGCAACGCGCTATCTTGAAGAAAATGACGATGCGTCTTGATGAGTTTCAGAAAAAGAAACGATTGATGATGAGAAAAATCGAAACGTTTAAACAGGAATTGGAGCGAGACATCGTACAGGCTCAATCGTTTTGTCACAAGTACCGCGATGCCGTGTTTGATGACGGTGAAGTGGATTTAGAAATCGCGGAGATTCAACGAACCGCTTTTGGCCACTGTAGAGAACTCAACCAAAAACGGGCAGCGTTGACGGATAAAACAATTGCGTTGCATCAGACTTGGTTGGTTGCGGCTTATAAACATTTTAATTTGGGTAATAAAAGTGTGGTTTTTTACATGCATAACGCACTGACTAATGGGATTAAAAAGCCGGAAGACAGCCAGGTGTTATGGCAGTGGCTGTTTATGTTTATCCCGGTGGTATCGTTGACTTTTGCATCTGTAGAGCGTCAATTTTCTAAATTCGGGCAGAATCAGATCTCGTGGTTATTTATTGATGAAGCGGGTCAGGCTTCCCCGCAGCAGGCAGTTGGCGCGTTGTACCGTTCGAAGCGGGCAGTTGTTGTCGGCGACCCGTTGCAAATTGAGCCGGTGTTTACCATTCCGCCGGAATTTGTCGATGGTTTCGCCAGAGAAAGTCTGGGTGAAGATGAATGGAAAATTTGGTCTCCAACCAAGACATCAGTACAAAAGCTTGCTGACCGGATCAATCGCTATGGGACGGAGATGATCTCAAAAGGTGAGTGGTTGGGAAGTCCTTTACGGGTGCACCGACGTTGTGATGAGCCGATGTTTAGTATTTCGAACAAAATTGCCTACAACGAAAAAATGTTCCACGGCAATGAAAATCCAGAAGGCAAACCGCATCCGGTTTGGGGAAACAGTTGCTGGGTTGATATTTCCGGAGACGTGGATGGGAAGCACTATGTGGCAGAACAGGGGCAGAGTGTTGCCCGGATGATACATCTGTATTATCAGCAGACACGCCAGTTACCTGATGTCTATATTATTTCTCCATTTCGTAAAGTGGCGTATAGAACCAGAGAAGAAATATTTGATTACCTTTGTGGTCAGGGGCTGAAGAGCGCTGTTGTTGCTAAGTGGCTAACCGGACGTACCGGTACCGTTCATACATTTCAGGGAAAAGAAGAAAAAGCGGTTATTTTTGTGTTAGGAGTCTCGGAGGCAACCAAAGGTTCTGCCAACTGGGCCTCAGGAAAACCGAATATTCTTAATGTTGCGGTGACTCGGGCGAAAAAACAGGTTTATGTTGTCGGGTCGAAACAGGTTTGGTCTGGGCTGAATCATTTTTGTGTTGCGAATGAGTTATTGAGTTCCGGCGATGAATTTATGAGTCATTTGCAATTAACTTGTGAGGCTGAACAAGAGCTACTGTTTGCGGAAAGTTGA